From one Bacteroides eggerthii genomic stretch:
- a CDS encoding DsbA family protein, whose amino-acid sequence MSIYYDLIKKPDVRQTGEPQSLYARAVPKGTIDKKEFIDRVHRFTGISRSVLEGSMTAFMDELRDCLVGGWTVELGELGYFSPSLNCRPVMEKKEVRAASVSLRGLNFRVSRDFYRTLNEKAGFERHPKSSVSTPQSVSREHCLELLKAHFLTAPCISRAQYSRMAGRSYKQAVVDLNTFVAEGVLMRYGAGRNVVYAKVFPKP is encoded by the coding sequence ATGAGTATCTATTATGATTTGATAAAGAAGCCGGATGTCCGGCAGACGGGTGAACCGCAATCTCTCTATGCTCGTGCAGTCCCTAAGGGAACCATTGACAAAAAGGAGTTTATAGATCGTGTACATCGTTTTACGGGTATCAGCCGCAGTGTGCTCGAAGGTAGCATGACGGCTTTCATGGACGAGTTGCGCGACTGTCTGGTAGGAGGCTGGACGGTTGAATTGGGTGAGCTCGGTTATTTTTCTCCTTCGCTGAACTGCCGTCCTGTCATGGAAAAGAAAGAGGTGCGGGCCGCTTCGGTTTCATTGCGTGGACTGAATTTTCGTGTCAGCAGGGATTTTTATCGGACGCTGAATGAGAAAGCCGGTTTCGAGCGTCATCCGAAGTCGTCTGTGTCTACACCGCAATCCGTTTCGCGCGAACATTGTCTTGAACTGCTTAAAGCGCATTTCCTGACAGCTCCTTGCATCAGCCGGGCGCAATACTCCCGCATGGCAGGCCGTAGTTACAAACAGGCTGTTGTCGACTTGAATACTTTTGTTGCCGAGGGGGTGCTGATGCGCTATGGGGCGGGAAGGAATGTGGTGTATGCAAAGGTATTTCCCAAACCCTAA